AGGGTCAATTGAAAATCAGACTTTAGTCGGACAATAGTGATACCTTTTATGTAATAATCATAGCCGCCGAGATTATAATTATCACCAAAGCTGATTTTTTTAGCGTAATAATAGTCTTTAACAGTCGGTGCGTCACCCGCTGTATATTCCAGGTTAAACCTCGGTACATTTAAATTTATCGTCTCAATTTTAAGGGTATCATTTATCCTTTTGCAGCTGTACTGCAATGAATCAAGGTTCCCTGTTCCATTTGTTAATACCAGAAAAGTATCAATAGTCAGTGCCGCATCTATCATTTGAATAACGATGCTGTACGGCTCGAAGAAGTTCAGATAACAGGTTTCATCACATTGTTGTGAAAATGAATAATCAGTTTCCAATTCAATCAGTGGATACGCTTCGAACACCATGTATTCCAATCCGCTGCTGTTTTTAAGGATCACTCTCACAAGACTGGAATCACTCTTTAAAGAAACGGAACCGCTCATTTTCAATCCGGTAATTGTGTCGATTCCCGTAAAAGGATAGATTTCGGAATTAGTGTAAAATGTACTGTCGATAGGAATGGACTGCGTGTAACAGCTTAGGCTGGTAAGAAACGACAACAGTATAATGACTGCTCTTTTTAATGATTTGGTTTTACTTTTCATAGGGAGTTAAAATTAAGTTGAATTAATATATAGTTAGCACGGCTTAAATATATGAAAAAAATAAATACAAAGCAATACCATTTTCAATCAATAAATTAAACATTTGATAAATTAAGATAGACAGCGTCGCAGAATAAGATTTATCCACCACAAACAACACTCGAATAATTATTAATCAAAACTCTTGGCAGATATTATAAATTTAAGTACTTTTTGCCCCTCAAATTTTCTTCTTTGAAGCATCGGAATTGCCGGAATAACTTACGTTTAATCAGGCTATTGACAAATCAATCATAAAATGAAATCAAACACAAATGACTTATTGACACGGGGACTTGAGATCAAACTCGAAGCCGATCTGGATAAAGACTTTGGGAAAAAGATCGCAAAAATCGCGCATGGTGAAAAGCTCTTCGGATGTATACAGTGTGGGAACTGTAGTGCTGCTTGCCCCTTGAGCGTATGGATGGATTATACGCCGCGCAAGATCATAGCTATGGTCAGAGCAGGCTTCAGGGATGAAGTCCTGTCGAACCGCACCATCTGGCTTTGTGCCTCATGCTACCAGTGCACAGTGGAATGCCCTAAAGGCATTAAAATAACGGACGTTATGTACGCCCTCAAACGCGAAGCCATTGTCAATAAGATCTATCCCAAGAACTTCCCTGTACCCATTCTTGCGAAGGCCTTCTTCAACGAAGTGAAAAGAACAGGCAGGATCAATGAAGCCACACTGCTGCTGAGTTATTACTGGCGATATAATATCTTTAAAATGCTGTCATACTCTACCCTTGGGCTGAAACTATTTCTAAAGGGCCGGCTTTCCATTTTTGAACGTGGCATGAAGAATAAAAGGGATTTCAAAAAATTGCTTCACGAAGAAGCTTAAAATTGAAAGGAGAAACACTATGAAATATGTATATTTTCCAGGATGTTCATTAAAATCATCCGGCATGCAGTATGAAAAATCTCTTCTGTCGGTTTTTAAAAAACTGAATGTCACGGTTGAAGAGATTGAAGACTGGAACTGCTGTGGTGCGACCAACTATATGTCGATCAATGAGACTTACGCTATCGGCATCACCGCCCGTAACCTGGCGCTTGCCGAAAAGCAGGGAGGCGACGAGATCATCGCACCCTGTGCTGCCTGCTACATGGGGCTGTTGAAAACCCAGAATTATGTCTCCAGTGACCCTGAGATCAGGCAAAATGTCTGTAAGGAACTCACGAAAACAGGTCTTTCCTGCCAGTTCAAGATAAAAATCCGTCACCCGCTTGATCTTCTTGTCAATATTATAGGCATTGATGCCATAAAGAACGCCGTGACTAATCCCCTGAAGGGATTAAAGGTAGCCAACTATTATGGGTGCCAGCTCATACGGCCGATATCCACCTTTGATGATGTTTATAATCCGCAGACCATGGACAAGATCGCCAAAGCCCTCGGCGCTCAAACCATCGACTGGCCGCTGAAGACAAGGTGTTGCAGTGGCAGTATGACCAGCACCATGCCGGATATCGGAGCACGGATGAACTTTGAGATACTGAAAGATGCCAAATCCAGGGGAGCTGAGGTCGTATTGACGGCTTGCCCGTTATGCCAGTTCAACCTCGAATGCTTCCAGGGCAAAATATCACGACAATTCCGTGAGAATATTAAAATGCCTGTCATGTATTTCACGCAGCTCATGGGAATAGCTTTTGGCATTAAGGAAAAAGAGCTTGGGCTGCACCAGATGCTATCACCTGCTCTCGAGCTGTCGTTATAAAGAAGGAGGAATATCTATGATAAAAAAGAATGATGAAATAAAAATAGGTTTTTATATCTGTCATTGCGGGCACAATATTGCAGGTACCGTTGATGTGGTTGCGGTGACCGAATATGCGGCCCGACTCCCCTATGTCACGGTTTCAAGAGACTATAAATACATGTGTTCCGATCCAGGCCAGGAACTGATTCAGAAAGATATAAAGGAATTTAACCTGAACCGGATCGTGGTAGCCTCATGTTCCCCACTGCTTCATGAAAATACATTCCGCACAGCTACTGCCAAAGCAGGATTGAACCAGTTCTACATGCAGATGGTCAATATCCGTGAGAACGATTCATGGGTGCATACCGACAAAGATATGGCCACACTGAAAGCCAAAGATCTTGTCCGTGCAGCTATTCACCGAGTGGCATATCATAAAGCCCTGGAAAAGAAAAGTGTTCCGGTAAATCCTGATGTGATGATCCTTGGCGGAGGTATATCAGGCATAACTGCCGCCCTTACGCTGGCCAACGCAGGAAAAAAAGTGTACCTGGTCGAAAAGGAACCGACCATTGGCGGGTATATGGCCAAGTTTGACAAAACCTTTCCAACTCTCGATTGTGCAGCATGTATCCTCACTCCAAAAATGTCGGCTGTTAAAAACCATCCCAACATCACATTGTGGTCCTATTCTGAGGTTAGCAATGTTGAAGGATATGTAGGGAATTATAAGGTTACCGTCACCCGAAAACCACGATACATTATTGAAGATCAGTGCGTTGGATGTCTGGCTTGTATTGATGCATGTATCTTTAAGGAAGCAAAATTCAAAGATGAGTTCAATGAAGGTTTGAGCAAACGGAAGCCTGTTTATATTCCATTTCCTCAGGCTACACCACTGGTAGTGCTGATCGACCCGGCTACTTGTATTCATTTTAAAACGGGTAAATGTCCTCAGTCATGTGCAAAGGCCTGCGACAGAAATGCATTTGATTTCAACCAGAAACCTGAAGTTAAAGAGGTTGAAGTAGGAACCATTATCCTGTCAACCGGTTTCCAGCCTTTCGACCCTCACAAGGCACCCTACTATGGTTATGGAAAATATCCAAATGTCTATACTTCTCTTGAGATCGAACGCCTTGTGAATGCATCGGGACCGACGGATGGTCATGTGGTAACCAGGGATGGCAAGGAGCCGAAGAGCATCGGTATCATTCATTGTGTTGGTTCGAGGGATGAAAAGACCAATAAATGGTGTTCAAGGGTATGTTGCATGTACTCGTTAAAACTGGCACATTTGCTAAAGGAACACTCCGGTGCCGAGATATATAATTTCTACATCGATATGCGTACACCCGGTAAAGGCTATGAGGAATTCTATGATAAGTTACTGAATGAAGACGTCCATTTCATCCGTGGACGCGTTGCTGAGGTATCGGACTGGGCTATCAGCAAAGATGAAGAAGGCAAGCTCTTGATCCGCGTTGAAGACACCATGATTGGCGTCGTCCGCAGGATACCCGTTGACATGGTTGTGCTGGCCGTCGGCCTTGAGCCAGGCAAAGATGCACAGGATATCCGCCGGATATTCAACATATCCTGTTCCAACGAAGGATTCTTCCTGGAGCGTCATCCCAAGCTGGCACCTGTGCATACGTTCACCGATGGTATCTTCATTGCAGGCGCCTGCCAGGGTCCCAAGGACATTCCTGACAGTGTCGCCCAGGCAGGTGCGGCCGCCGCAGAAGCTCTCGCTCTCATTGATGCAGGTCATGTAGAGCTGGAGCCCAATACGGCTTATATCATTGAAGAACGCTGCTGTGGCTGCCAGGTATGCATCAACATGTGCCCCTATAAAGCTATCACATTCAACGCTGAAAAAAGCAAGTCGTCTATCAATGAGGCGTTGTGTAAAGGGTGTGGCACCTGCGTCGCCTCCTGCGGATCAGGGGCTATTTTCCAGAACCTCTTCGACGACGAGGAAATATTAAGCGAAATACATGGAGTATTGGTTGAATAAAATCAAAATCACCTATGCAATCAATAGAACAAAA
This genomic window from Bacteroidota bacterium contains:
- a CDS encoding CoB--CoM heterodisulfide reductase iron-sulfur subunit B family protein, giving the protein MKYVYFPGCSLKSSGMQYEKSLLSVFKKLNVTVEEIEDWNCCGATNYMSINETYAIGITARNLALAEKQGGDEIIAPCAACYMGLLKTQNYVSSDPEIRQNVCKELTKTGLSCQFKIKIRHPLDLLVNIIGIDAIKNAVTNPLKGLKVANYYGCQLIRPISTFDDVYNPQTMDKIAKALGAQTIDWPLKTRCCSGSMTSTMPDIGARMNFEILKDAKSRGAEVVLTACPLCQFNLECFQGKISRQFRENIKMPVMYFTQLMGIAFGIKEKELGLHQMLSPALELSL
- a CDS encoding 4Fe-4S dicluster domain-containing protein — translated: MKSNTNDLLTRGLEIKLEADLDKDFGKKIAKIAHGEKLFGCIQCGNCSAACPLSVWMDYTPRKIIAMVRAGFRDEVLSNRTIWLCASCYQCTVECPKGIKITDVMYALKREAIVNKIYPKNFPVPILAKAFFNEVKRTGRINEATLLLSYYWRYNIFKMLSYSTLGLKLFLKGRLSIFERGMKNKRDFKKLLHEEA
- a CDS encoding CoB--CoM heterodisulfide reductase iron-sulfur subunit A family protein gives rise to the protein MIKKNDEIKIGFYICHCGHNIAGTVDVVAVTEYAARLPYVTVSRDYKYMCSDPGQELIQKDIKEFNLNRIVVASCSPLLHENTFRTATAKAGLNQFYMQMVNIRENDSWVHTDKDMATLKAKDLVRAAIHRVAYHKALEKKSVPVNPDVMILGGGISGITAALTLANAGKKVYLVEKEPTIGGYMAKFDKTFPTLDCAACILTPKMSAVKNHPNITLWSYSEVSNVEGYVGNYKVTVTRKPRYIIEDQCVGCLACIDACIFKEAKFKDEFNEGLSKRKPVYIPFPQATPLVVLIDPATCIHFKTGKCPQSCAKACDRNAFDFNQKPEVKEVEVGTIILSTGFQPFDPHKAPYYGYGKYPNVYTSLEIERLVNASGPTDGHVVTRDGKEPKSIGIIHCVGSRDEKTNKWCSRVCCMYSLKLAHLLKEHSGAEIYNFYIDMRTPGKGYEEFYDKLLNEDVHFIRGRVAEVSDWAISKDEEGKLLIRVEDTMIGVVRRIPVDMVVLAVGLEPGKDAQDIRRIFNISCSNEGFFLERHPKLAPVHTFTDGIFIAGACQGPKDIPDSVAQAGAAAAEALALIDAGHVELEPNTAYIIEERCCGCQVCINMCPYKAITFNAEKSKSSINEALCKGCGTCVASCGSGAIFQNLFDDEEILSEIHGVLVE